TGAGATCACAAACCAAAGGGGGTTGGAACAGTGTATATAAGGTGTAGAGCTCCTGTAGTTTTCAGATTTTGTCATAATCGCAAACAGTGACCTCTATACTGTATTAACAAATATAACATGATTACAATTCAAAAAAAAANNNNNNNNNNNNNNNNNNNNNNNNNNNNNNNNNNNNNNNNNNNNNNNNNNNNNNNNNNNNNNNNNNNNNNNNNNNNNNNNNNNNNNNNNNNNNNNNNNNNNNNNNNNNNNNNNNNNNNNNNNNNNNNNNNNNNNNNNNNNNNNNNNNNNNNNNNNNNNNNNNNNNNNNNNNNNNNNNNNNNNNNNNNNNNNNNNNNNNNNNNNNNNNNNNNNNNNNNNNNNNNNNNNNNNNNNNNNNNNNNNNNNNNNNNNNNNNNNNNNNNNNNNNNNNNNNNNNNNNNNNNNNNNNNNNNNNNNNNNNNNNNNNNNNNNNNNNNNNNNNNNNNNNNNNNNNNNNNNNNNNNNNNNNNNNNNNNNNNNNNNNNNNAAAAAAAAATCTAATATGGTTAGAAGTTCTGGTTTCAGGGGCACTTCAGCTATTTTGGAAGCACCACAGTATTTAGGCCAACATAAGCTGATATTCAGAAGAATCACACTTTATCTGAGATTATCTAGAAATCCAATAATTGGGCTGGCTGACATCTTTAATTAAGTGATCTGGAGTAGCATCATGTGAGAAACAGCAAAGCTAGCAAGGTGTGACGTGATTCACTCTGCTGGCCACTGATCTGTCGATGGGCCTGAAAATGGCACTTCATTCATTTCTGAATGCTAATTTGTGCGGCATCTTTCAAAGGTGTGAGTAGGGCCATGAATCAGTGATCTTATTGGAATCTCAAACCGAAGGGGGTTGGAACTGTGTATAGGAGGTGCAGAGGTCCTTTAGTTTCAGATCTTTTCATAGTCGCAAACAGCGACCTATGTGACATTAACAAATCTAGCAGATCATTACAAGTTCTAGTTTCAGTGTTACTTGCTTCGGCTATTTGGCAGCACTACTGTATAGGATAAGATGCTACTTAGGAGCAGCTAAACTCAAAACAGATATATGTGGTAAACTTACGGCATTTTGAACTGAAAAACGGTGAAAGAATTAAGAATTTTCGGACACATGTTACTTACATTGTCTCAGCTCTGCATACTTGGCAACATTTCCAAATACTGGTCCTAATGTATCTTCATGTTTAATTCTGCAGCTATGTTCAGTGGTGCTAATGTCCGGGCTCATCATAATCCTGAGCAGCGCCGCCAAGATCACTCACCAGGTGCAGGCCCTCATGGGCCAGACCACCAAGTGGCACGCCTGCTGCACCATCGAGCCGGTCCCGGACGACGAGATAGATCCGGGATCCAACCAGAACTCCATGCTGGAGGAGTACCCCGAGCCCGAGGACGAGAGCGACTGTGAGTCCAGCGAGGAGACCGGCGACGAGGACATGGTGGAGAACACCAAGTTCCTCCAGCCTCACATGCACGTGATCTCCTTCCAGAAGAGGCAGGCACTAGGTACGTATGATCATCGACAGTTATCATACATTTCGTCGAATCTTGGGGCTGATGGAAAACGCTGTTGCAGTGACCTTCCTGGAGAACAACAACGCCGGCATCACCGTCTTCGGGTTCACGCTGGACCGGTCGTACCTCCACACGATATTCATGCTCGAGTGGACGTTCTTCCTGTGGCTGCTGGGGAAAACAGTCGGCTTCTCGTGAAGACGAGGGACTGTATGCACCAAGGTTCTATTCTGTTCCATGTTTTTTTGCTGTTGTGCTCCGTTTGATCCTTGTGTGAAAAGAGAAGGAGTAGGGTTTTTTGTGTGCGCGTGCGGGTGGCACGTGAGTGGTGTGCACTTGTTCGTGTGTGTATGCTAGCAGCGATTTGGTATGCTGATGATCCTGTAAATTATCATGGGTTGATTGCATGTGGATGTAAGGTCTATGTACAGTGATTAGAGCATCTCTATCTAGCAGACCTCGTAAAAGGGCCGAACCCGTATAATTCCGGCGAGTATACGAGTTCTGCTCGTTTTTCTAGCCAGAGTAGACACCGTATCCGTGGCCTGGCCCGTATGGCCCGCAAAAAGTCTCTCCCCACCGCTATATATGCGGTTTCACTGCTCGGATACGGGTCAAACCTCGTAAAAGGGCCGAACCCGTATAATTCCGGCGAGTATACGGGTTCGGCCTGTTTTTCTGGCCAGAGTAGACACCGTATCCGCAGCCCGGCCCTAAAAAATTTACTGTGGCCCGCAAAAAGTCTCTCCCCACCACTATATATGCCCCATTGCTATATATGTGGTTTCACCGCTCGGATACAGGTCAAACCCTATCCGCCTTCGCCGCCGCTCCGCTGCGATTCCCCTCCTCCGCGCAATTTCTCGCCGCAGGCGAGCCTGAAAAAGCCATGGATTGCTACGGGAGCTCTGGGGATGACGCAGAGCGTCGCGCCAGATCCGACGCCGCACGCAAGCGGGGTGTACGGAGGTGGCTCAACCGCGGTAGCCGGTCGCCGCCAACGTTTGAACGCCGCGAGCTGGTCGAGTTCGAGCGCAAGCTtgcccgccgccaccacgcctcatTCGGCTCCTCTGCCGTAGAGAGCTTGTCCGCGGGCGCCTCGAGCTCGTGGCTCAGTCCGATGAAGAGAGAGCCGGAGGAACTCGGGCCGCTCGCCGTCAAGCTCGAGGCCGAGGCGCCGCCGCGTCGAGGAGTGATTGACCCCAAGGACTACCTCCCCCCGGGGCAGGAGGAGCACCTAGAGCGTGTCGTCATGGAGCGGTCGGCGAGGGAGCGGGAGGAGGGCGAAGTGCGCCGCCGACGCGAGCTCGAGTACGAGCAGATGTTCCCCAGACGGGTGTTGCGGCGTTGCAGGTCCGCCTCCATGAAGGTGGAGCAAGCCAAGTTCTTCATCGACCTCGACCCCTCCGACGAGGACTtagctcctccggctcctccgccgTGCCGTCGCTGCCGCGAGCTCATCGATTTTTGGTATCTCGGCTCGGGCCCACAGATTCCCCCACTAGTATGATCAATGTAGATGAACTAATGTATGATTAATGTCGTTGCAAGTTTCTCTGGCGAATGCTTTTCTTAAAATTTTACAGTTTCATATACGAGGTCTGATCTGCAGCGCACGAATTCAATCCGCAAATCTCATCTGTCTGTAAACACAATTTGCGGGTCGGCATTATAcgaggtctgctagagatgctcttagatggGTGCTGTAGAGATAGCCTCGTGCATCGCAGGTTGGCATTGCAGGTTTATAATCTCGGGTTGTAACTTGTAAGCCAGCATCAGTTGTAGAGCAGGTGTGTCAAAAGAAAAActctttcctttatttatttttgaaccgaaaaccgtagaacaattgttctatggtATATTttcattaaaataaaataaaagtatgTTACGAGGGGATCAAAAGATCCCTAAATACAAGGAAAACTTAGTCAATTCCTGCTCTTGGAAGCATTAGAGCTGATTTAAAACATGTTATCTAGCCACTGTTTGAAGCTTTGAAAGTGCTTCGCCTTTAGCTTGTGCTGTAGGAGCTTCTGATCTTGCTTGAGGTGAAAACGCCAAAAATGTACCGTATGTGGCAGACCTCTGAAAACTTTCCCATTTCTCTTATTCCAAGTATTCCAGCATCCAAGAATAACTATTTCTGTGGCAAATTGTTGTGGAAGTTTTTCTATCGCCAGTAGTGTTTCCTCGTATATTGAAGTACCTCTTGCCTTATGGGAATTAGAGTGTTCCAACAATCCTGTGCAAAATTACAGTCCCAAAGCAGGTGAAGGGCTGTCTCTTCAGCATTCTGATTGTAGTTTCGGCAGTGAGGATTGTTCAGTTGCATGCCTTTTCTCTGTAGGAGTGATCTGGTGTTGATTCTACTGTGGGCTACTAACCAGAAAAATATCTTATGTCTGAGTCTGCTAGAGCTCTTTCAAGTCAACTTGAAGATAGGGTGTACCTCCTCATTACCCATTAGGTGTTTGTACATGTGCATTGAAGAGTATTTATTTTGAAGGCCATTGCAAGTCCATTTATCCTTCCCATATCTGTCCGGAGAGGGGATAATATCCCCCAAGTTGAATGAATTGATTGTAGGCTGTGTTGGATAAAGGAGTGTGGAACTGTTCAATCCAGCTTCCAAAGTCACAAAATTCTTGGATAGACAAGGAGCCCCTAATAGCAAAAGAGTGCAGCTCTCGGAAATTTTGTTCCAATATATCTCCTTCCtctttcctttattttggttctacCGGCCTTCTGTTATCCTCAAGAAAATGATTTGTGCTCCATATATCGATATGAATCCTATGGGATATGATGGTATTTCATATTCAGTACAAATATAATAGTCGAAGCATTGCAATGCAGGTGAGGGTGGTACATCTAATAGTGCTTTTTTTGTGTGTGTTAGTGTTGcctgtgtgcatcctaactatgcagaggccAGATATGTACTCATGCTTGTATCCACTTGGTGCTTCATTTTTAAGTTATAAAATTCATCCGTTGTTGAAAAAAGAATCAAAGCTCACTCAAAGTGATGCTACGGATTGGCCCACTTTCCAGTATCTGCATATGGCTCTTTCTATATAATGTGTCCTCGTGGCGATTGATGGGCGCATCCATATCCGTTTGAGAGCTCCTATGCAACGCTTTAGGCGCCAAAAAGGATAGCTGGCGCTTGCTAGCTTTCTTCACAGGCCGCAGCCCAATAAGGCCACCTCCCTCTCGCGCCTGCTCGGTTTATGAAGTTTGCTGGTTTTCTTTCGTTATTACTTATAGTACGACCTTTCCCTAAAAGAAACTTACAGTATGATCTAGTGTACTACTTCGTGTGTCCCGACTGCGACTAGCAAGTCGGGACGGAGGGAGAACTTgcctcaaaaagaaaataaaaactacagTCCTACATGGCCAGCGGTTTTTATCTACTATACCACATGGCCAGCGGTTTTCAAAATATATGAATAAAACTTCATGAATCGAGAAAAAGTTTATGGTTTGAAAAAAgtcatttttagtttttttttaatttAAAAGAAATCATGAAATTTTTAATATATAAtcatgaatttcaaataagttcatgacatttaaaaaagTTCGTAAATACTGAAAAATTCATAGATTTTGAAACAATGTAAGCGGATTCGGAAGAAGTTCACTAATTTAATAAAGTGCtagatttgaaaatagttcatgaatttcggaaaagaagttcatgaattcaaaaaaaatcatgagtCTGAAAAAACTTCACCAATTTTTAATAAGTGTGTGGACTTCAAAATGTTAACAATATTTGAAAATTAGTTCACGAATTTTACaagatttcaatttttttttggaaaacttcatgaaaattggaaaattttcatattttttagataaaatcacaaatttgaaaaaacttcACGGGTTTTTAGAAACTTCATAAAAACTAAAATgaatttgtgaatttgaaaaacatTCACGCATTTGacaaaagttcacgaatttgaaaaaggtCACGAATTGAAGAAATAGTTTAtgattgaaaaaaagttcacagattttgaAAATGggaaataaagaaaaaggaaaaaaggaagaaaaactgGCCGAAACAAAACCGAAAAACATGTGTCTTCTAGGCGCAAAACATGAAACAAAAGAAGTATTATTAGGCACAATAGGTGAGTCGTCTGTGTCAGTTACTATGTTCGGAAGGAAACCTTGAGGTTCCTCCTTTGAATCTTACTACCTGCAACATTTTTGTAGATTCAATAAAATGGGCCAAGCCCAGGATGCAAGGGGGTGTGCATCGGTTTGTTGAGTTGCCTTTAGGCGTCGGGGTCTCATTTGTAGGGAGACCGTGAGATGGGCCGGCCTAGGCGCGTGCGATGCCAGAACCCCccttgtcttttctttttctttttaactcTTATACTCCCAAATATtctaaaaatatatttaaaaaataatGCGTCAAAAATTGAAAAATGTAAATCAAACATGGGAAATGATTAGCTTCAACCGACTGATCTTTCATTGCCCATCCGCTTCCTCACGCTTGCGACGCGTGTCCTTATGGGACCAGTTCGTTCTTATCCTCACGCCAATGTCCACGCCTCTCATTCCTGAAGCTTCTCGGTGGGATCGTTTTCTTCTCCTTTCGTCCACCCCGTCTGCTTTCATCTCCCCCCACTCTCTCCCCTTGAGCCGGCGCTGCTCATCCATCTCTCTCATCTCCCCTCTCCTCCATACTATGCTGCTGCATCGGGGACAAGCCTCATGCATGGGACATACCTTGTTGACCAGATCCATTGCATGCCTACTTCAAGGCTCCGGCGTTGTAGGCTAGGCCCCAGATGTTACATGCCTGTGTTACTCACCGTCGAGATTTGGATGAAATTTACTACATGATACTACAAGTGCTTCAGGCGGAATTTtcgcaacaaaggtcttgttgcaggAATATGGAGAAGAGGTCGCAGATGATGTAATTTTTGGAACAAGGAATACATAGAAGTTTTTTTTTGCAACAATGGTCTTGTTGCAAGAGTGCATAGATGAGGCCGGAGATGTTGTTGCAATTTTTGCAACACGGATCTTGTTACAGGAATCTAGGAAAGATGTCGGAGATATTCTTGCAATTTTTGCAACAATGATCTTGTTGCAGGAATACGACAAAGGGAACAAGGATTACTTGCCCCCGCGTGCCGGCGGCAGCTGATTTTTTGTGGTGGTTGGGGGCGACATCATTCTGGGCGCAACTCTGTCGGGGACGGTGGACAAGGGAGTCTGTTTCTGAATCAGAACCGTTGTCGCGGAAATTAAAGAGGGATCAGCCGGCGCGAGGTGGTTACATCGAACGGCTGTCAGCGCTCTGATCCAACGGTTGTCCAACCGGCGGATCATTGTAACATGTCCGCCGGCCGACGCCTAGCGTCGCCCATCAAACATTGGAAATATGTTAAATACGTGTAGAAACAAATGTTTATCATGTATACAAATAATATACAATGTGTATTTAAAAAGTTGATATGTATTAAAAAATGTCAAACgagcatttaaaaatgttaataaagAATTTCAAAgacgttaatcaagcatttaaataATTCTAAATGCATATAGAAAAAATGTTTGTCATGTAATGAAAATGTATTAAAAATAGTGTTTATGAGAAAATACTTTATCATGCactaaaaatgttaaatgtgtatagaaaatgttTCTGATGTACAATAAAAATGTTCAACCGACATGAAataaaagtagacataaaaaaccATATATTTTAAAAATGCTAACTATGTCTTtacaaaatgttaaacatgtatatgaAAATGTACACTATGTGTGAAAAACATATTTATTGCCAATAAAAATGTTCACTAGTTACTTGAAAAATGTTTACCTTTCATTCAAAAAGTAAAACTTATATTTTcaaaacatacatcttgtactgaaaaatgttcaacgtgtatcaaCATAATGTTTCACGTCTACACTGAAAATTACATTGTGTACTGGAAAAAAGTAGATATGTGTTGAACAAAGAAATAACCAATAAAAAATTGAGGAAGAAACAAGGAAAACTAATGAAAACCGAAAAATAAGCAAAAGAACAGAAGAAAACCACTGAAAAAGAatggaaacatcaaaaccaaagaaaaaaccaATAAAAAATGCGAAGGGAAAAACCAAAGGAGAATATATAATAAAAGGAAGTCCATGAAAACAGATTAAAAAACAGAGTAAACCGGAAGAAATTATAGAAAAGGAAAGAAACAAAAACAGTTAAACCCAAAAAAAAAGAACATAGAAAACAGCGAGAAAATAAACAAAACAGAAAAATACAACCATAGAAAACCTAACCAAAAACCAGTACAACGATCTCCCAAGCGAGCGAGGAAAAGAAACGAGCAAACCGCTAAATGAGTCGGCCCAGAAACAAAGCGCGAGGGAGTTTATTCAAGCGAGCAGAGCATATATCTCGCTATAACCAAGATATAGCTCTTGCGGCAATTGATGCCCTTTTTTCTTCGCTAGTGTGACCCCCACTGAATTATTATATTTTTTGAAATCATCCATGCAATGTCCCAAATATTGATCCATATGCTTACGTTTAATTCTATTGTTGCTCTCTTTAAATTTACTTCGACTTGGCAACTGTTGGGTATTTTTGTTACTATGATACTACTTTGCCACATACATCACTTCTTTCAAACAAGCATTTGtttcagatgtggttgaattgacaacataATTGCCAACTGCTAAAGTTTTTAAATACTCTTTGGCTCTtttgtgtcgagtcaataaatttgtGTTGTGACCCCCTACGTTTGTGGATCATCATCTATACATTATTGCATCAATAACAAGTGAGCCACTCATGTTTTGTTGGAATTCCAAAATGCATAGTTTTGTATTTATTGACAAAATGATTGTGAAACTACTTAAAATGGGCTATTTCTTTATATTTTTACCCAGCTTAGTTTTTAAAGAAATACTTGTACTTATAGGATGGTGAGCATTTCCAAAATCTGGAGTTGCCCTAGCATCTTGAGCAATATTCCCTCCTTTTCTTTATGTAACGTGTATTATTTTCAGGACcgtgaccaaggcacataattatagacTAGTTAGGACAAAATTATCCTTGACAAATTTGTTGATTAGTGCCAAGTAAATCAGTTAGTACAGGAAAGTAACAGATACATGCAATCGATAAAAAGATACTTTTCTTCTTCTGTTACAAGGGGAGATATAGGCAATCAGAAAGTAGATACTTACCTTTTCTGAAGGACTAACAAGGGAATTATAAGAAAATataagaaatgcaccttacattttgaaattttatcaaaaaacaaatacaccttatataaatgAACGGAGGGACTAGGTAACAAGGCAAAATGTGTTGTAACCCATCCAGTGTAAACTGAATTGCATGACACACATCTGGGACCAAAGTTCCTTTCTGTGTGCCACATCGAAGCATCACAAGTCAAATCAATATAGTGTATTACTCCAAGTAAAAAAATGAATTACTCACTAGGTTCTCCAGATTAAAGCTCCATGCTAAATCAAGCAAGCGAAAAGTGTGGAACCTAAGAACTTAAAGCGTGGAGGTCAAACAAGATGCCTAGATTGCTCGTCCTCTCTTAATTCTTTTTTTTGCGTGAAATCTTCTGATCTATTCATAAATTGAAAAGGTAGTATAAAGAACACCGGAAGTAAAAAATACATCCAGGTCTGTAGATCGCCTAGCGACGACCACAATCACTGgagcgagccgcgccgccgtcttcaCCCTCCCTCATTGGAGCCGGGTAagccttgttgtagtagacagtcggaaagttgtTGTGCTAAGGCATCATATGACCAACACACCATAATAACAACCGCTGACGATGCAGAGAAGCGTAGATTGAAAGGATCTAACTTGTAGACACATGAATACAGATGAACGGAGACTGAATCCTGTGAGATCCGCCAGAAATAAACCTCCACGCGCCCTCCGGCGATGCTAGAAACACCACCAGAACTGGGACTATGCGAGcagaatcttattccatcttcagagtgTCGTCACCATCTCGCCACTCTGAGCatggcacaaaccctaacaaaaacaaaaaaatcatgaaaaaaaacGAAGCCCTCCACCGGCAAGGCCAGGATCCACCGCGTCTCCATGACCCTAAGACCATAGAAGAAAGAGATAAGCGATGGTGGCACCAACGGGAGGCGGGAGAAACCCTAGCTAGAGGGTCCTCTTTCTTCCATCAATCCTCTCTTAATTCGATGGATTTTTTTCGTCTCACACATGATAAATCACCCCGTGATAAGGAAACCATCTTGCAGAAATTTGATTCGACGTTATAATGATAATTAAAGTTAATATTTATCCTGCCAGAGGGCAACATAAAAATTGGACATACTTTGTAAAGAAAAAAATACATGCTTAATAGATAAAAATTATAGTGAAAGTCCCTGGTTTGAAAAGAAAAGGCATGTTTAGGGCACATTTAGATGTGCCTTAGTATTGTACATTTAAACGACTCAATCAAACataaagaagaacaaaaaatacCCACATGAATCTCCACCTAAAATCAATGACCTATGACTTATATGTGCAATGTAGGGCACATCCAGATGTGCTTTGCTTTAGCAAAACCATAAAAAAATCACATTAAAATGTATAGTAGAAAATATTAAAAAGTTAGTGCACAGATTACTTCTTGCTCCCCCACAAATGTTCTTGGGTAACAGGCCCCCGAGCCACAAGGCCCAGCAAGATCTGTGACTAACTTTTGCTCCCCCACAAATGAGCTTGGGTGACAGGCTAACGCGACAAAGCCCAGCCACAGTGTTGCAAGAGCTGTCCTTTTATTCCCGTGTATGCGAACTAAAtaaggcgaggtgggactaaaagttGTGTCTGCCAACAAATTCAAGGTACTAACGGGCTAAACAAACAACAGCTTCTCCAAACTGAAAGCCCAAGTAAAGAATCTCGCGGCGTGACGGCCCAACGACGACGACGCGGTAAAACGGGGAGGCAAACGCCAAGAGAAGGCTTCCTCCCAAAGCCTTCCAAGCCAGACACACGGCCGCCGCAGCCGAGATGGCCGCCGGAGATGCCACCCACGCGCCGCCGGCCGCGGAGGCGCAGTCTCTGGTGGATTCGTTCTGCGCAGTCACCTCGGCGACCCCCGACGAGGCGACCTTCTTCCTCGAGGGCCACAACTGGGCCCTCGAGGCCGCCGTCCGCTCCTTCTACGACAACACGGAAGTCGACGCCGATGGCCCCGATCCGGCACCCCAGCCCCCGCCAGCCGGTTCGCCTCCGTGCTCCTCACCACGCGCCACGGCACCATCGACGACCTCCTTCACACCGGCGAGCTCGCGGTAAGCCTCGATTGCCTGATTTCTCCACTCTCTTAGGCTCGTTTCTTACTGTGATGTTTGTGTTCAGTTAGGCAAAATTGGGGATCGCAATCAACTTGACACTATCTTATCTCAGCTCAATTTAGTCCGGACCAATAACTTTTTATGTTAAAAAAATTAAGCAAGTT
The sequence above is drawn from the Triticum aestivum cultivar Chinese Spring chromosome 7A, IWGSC CS RefSeq v2.1, whole genome shotgun sequence genome and encodes:
- the LOC123152191 gene encoding uncharacterized protein — translated: MSGLIIILSSAAKITHQVQALMGQTTKWHACCTIEPVPDDEIDPGSNQNSMLEEYPEPEDESDCESSEETGDEDMVENTKFLQPHMHVISFQKRQALVTFLENNNAGITVFGFTLDRSYLHTIFMLEWTFFLWLLGKTVGFS